A single genomic interval of Candidatus Methylomirabilota bacterium harbors:
- a CDS encoding CDP-diacylglycerol O-phosphatidyltransferase: MKVRGSSVRNRDAAGVRHRHRMMAWVVHLFTALGAVVGVWCLVAVHRGDYRGAFFGMLLAVMIDAVDGPLARLARVKEVLPQFDGTKLDDIVDYLNFVIVPIVLIHEANLLPASVSIWILPFPLLTSAYRFCHISAKTPDHFFTGFPSYWNILAFYYYVGRSPLWFNAVFTLFAAVMVLVPIRYIYPGRTQTLRPLNITLGILWVAALLIILWQLPDSSPSLVAWSLLYPIYYTALSFALHWRFMQESGRPPSEA; the protein is encoded by the coding sequence ATGAAGGTGAGGGGGTCGAGCGTAAGGAACCGTGATGCGGCAGGTGTCCGTCATCGGCATCGGATGATGGCGTGGGTAGTGCATCTTTTTACCGCCTTGGGGGCGGTCGTCGGCGTCTGGTGCCTTGTCGCCGTACACAGGGGCGATTATCGCGGGGCGTTTTTCGGGATGCTGCTGGCCGTCATGATCGATGCTGTAGATGGGCCGCTGGCGCGACTGGCTCGGGTCAAAGAGGTTTTGCCCCAATTCGATGGGACGAAACTTGACGACATCGTTGATTATCTAAATTTTGTGATCGTTCCTATTGTGTTGATCCATGAAGCCAACTTGTTGCCGGCGTCGGTCTCGATCTGGATCTTACCTTTTCCGCTGCTTACCAGCGCCTACCGTTTCTGTCATATCTCCGCCAAGACGCCGGATCATTTTTTCACCGGATTTCCTTCATACTGGAACATCCTGGCCTTCTACTACTATGTCGGGAGGAGTCCTCTCTGGTTCAATGCGGTCTTCACCCTCTTTGCGGCGGTGATGGTGCTGGTGCCGATCAGATATATCTATCCCGGCCGTACTCAAACTCTTCGCCCTCTGAACATCACACTGGGTATCCTGTGGGTGGCGGCGCTCCTGATCATCCTCTGGCAGCTTCCCGACTCATCGCCCTCGCTGGTCGCCTGGTCTCTGCTGTATCCGATTTACTATACCGCCCTCTCGTTTGCGCTGCACTGGCGTTTCATGCAGGAGAGTGGACGACCACCTTCTGAAGCCTGA
- a CDS encoding DUF4340 domain-containing protein — protein sequence MKWRSLGLLALLLALVVVAYYTIESKSTPSGSDANRLFLAEEKDVEKISISRGDALIVLKHEGDLSVGQAGGWRLIEPVQAAADDSEVVSLLHTLLEAREERRIEEAPRNLADYGLEHPSLRLSVTLKGGKTLPALLLGDLNPNGRSVYAKRPDEPAVFLATVIVRLRADRKPDDFRNKTLLTLEPNQVTQVELTGKGQPISLSHAKGKGWEISKPIKARADAAVIGQLLWKIKDTRATAFVGSGPDAKRKYGLEHPDLILELKDASSVKRLLLKKAADPQVGLYAMAEPGEGVVTIDSAFLDSLPNGPDGFKQAIPSASSSP from the coding sequence ATGAAGTGGCGATCGCTTGGCCTGCTCGCGCTGCTGCTGGCGCTTGTTGTTGTGGCCTACTACACCATAGAGAGCAAGAGCACACCATCCGGGTCGGACGCCAATCGATTATTCCTGGCCGAAGAGAAGGATGTCGAGAAGATCTCCATCTCACGGGGCGACGCGCTGATCGTGCTGAAGCATGAAGGCGACCTGTCTGTCGGCCAGGCAGGCGGGTGGCGGCTGATCGAGCCTGTACAGGCTGCGGCCGATGACTCAGAGGTCGTCTCGCTGCTCCATACGTTGCTGGAAGCCAGGGAAGAACGACGCATTGAGGAGGCGCCAAGAAACCTCGCTGACTATGGGCTTGAGCATCCTTCGCTCCGTCTCAGCGTGACACTCAAGGGTGGGAAAACATTACCGGCTCTCCTGCTGGGCGATCTGAACCCCAATGGCCGCTCCGTCTATGCTAAACGACCCGACGAGCCGGCGGTCTTCCTGGCGACCGTCATTGTGCGGCTCCGCGCCGATCGGAAACCGGACGATTTTCGTAACAAGACCCTACTTACACTGGAGCCGAACCAAGTCACCCAGGTCGAACTGACGGGCAAGGGACAACCGATCAGCCTCAGCCACGCCAAAGGCAAGGGGTGGGAGATCAGCAAACCGATCAAGGCCAGAGCGGACGCGGCAGTAATCGGGCAATTGTTGTGGAAGATCAAGGACACCCGCGCGACGGCATTTGTCGGCTCAGGCCCGGACGCCAAGCGCAAGTACGGCCTGGAGCATCCCGATCTCATCCTGGAGCTAAAGGACGCGAGCAGCGTGAAGCGGCTCCTGCTGAAGAAGGCTGCCGACCCACAGGTCGGACTCTACGCCATGGCCGAGCCCGGAGAGGGCGTGGTAACCATCGATTCGGCCTTTCTGGACAGCTTACCAAACGGACCGGACGGCTTCAAACAAGCAATCCCATCCGCATCGTCCTCACCCTGA